The Pseudomonas orientalis genome contains a region encoding:
- a CDS encoding sigma-54-dependent transcriptional regulator: MPHILIVEDETIIRSALRRLLERNQYQVSEAGSVQEAQERFSIPTFDLIVSDLRLPGAPGTELIKLGQGTPVLIMTSYASLRSAVDSMKMGAVDYIAKPFDHDEILQAVARILRDRQSVSSAPVEQRPAGKAADKPGVDNSNGEIGIIGSCPPMQDLYSKIRKVAPTDSNVLIQGESGTGKELVARALHNLSKRAKAPMISVNCAAIPESLIESELFGHEKGAFTGASAGRAGLVEAADGGTLFLDEIGELPLEAQARLLRVLQEGEIRRVGSVQSQKVDVRLIAATHRDLKSLAKIGQFREDLYYRLHVIALKLPALRERGADVNEIAQAFLLRQSARINRTDLKFAPDAEQVIRHYSWPGNVRELENAVERAVILSESPEISAELLGIDVELSDLDDDDFIGLAPQQGAGSNTSHEPTEDLSLEDYFQHFVLEHQDHMTETELARKLGVSRKCLWERRQRLGIPRRKTGVASES; encoded by the coding sequence ATGCCGCACATTTTGATCGTCGAAGACGAAACCATTATCCGCTCTGCCTTGCGTCGCCTGCTTGAACGTAATCAGTACCAGGTCAGCGAAGCCGGCTCGGTGCAGGAAGCCCAGGAGCGGTTCAGCATTCCCACGTTCGACCTGATCGTCAGCGACCTGCGCCTGCCGGGCGCACCGGGTACCGAATTGATCAAGCTGGGCCAGGGCACGCCGGTGCTGATCATGACCAGCTACGCCAGCCTGCGCTCGGCGGTGGACTCGATGAAGATGGGCGCGGTGGACTACATCGCCAAGCCTTTTGACCACGACGAGATTCTTCAGGCAGTGGCCCGCATCCTGCGTGACCGTCAGTCGGTCAGCAGTGCCCCGGTCGAACAACGTCCGGCAGGCAAAGCCGCCGACAAACCGGGCGTCGACAACAGTAACGGCGAGATCGGCATCATTGGTTCCTGCCCGCCCATGCAGGATCTTTACAGCAAGATCCGCAAGGTCGCGCCGACCGACTCCAATGTATTGATCCAGGGCGAGTCGGGCACCGGCAAGGAACTGGTGGCCCGCGCCCTGCATAACCTGTCCAAGCGAGCCAAGGCACCGATGATTTCGGTGAACTGCGCGGCGATCCCCGAATCCTTGATCGAGTCCGAATTGTTCGGCCACGAAAAAGGCGCGTTCACCGGTGCCAGCGCCGGGCGCGCGGGCCTGGTCGAAGCGGCCGACGGCGGCACGCTGTTCCTCGACGAGATCGGCGAACTGCCCCTGGAAGCACAGGCACGCTTGCTGCGTGTGTTGCAGGAAGGCGAGATTCGCCGGGTCGGGTCGGTGCAATCGCAAAAGGTCGATGTACGCCTGATCGCCGCGACGCACCGTGACCTCAAGAGCCTGGCCAAGATCGGCCAATTTCGCGAAGACTTGTATTACCGCTTGCACGTGATTGCGCTCAAGCTACCGGCACTGCGTGAGCGGGGCGCCGACGTCAACGAAATCGCCCAGGCGTTTCTGCTGCGCCAGAGCGCGCGCATCAACCGCACCGACCTGAAATTTGCGCCCGACGCGGAGCAGGTGATCCGGCATTACTCATGGCCGGGCAACGTGCGCGAACTGGAAAACGCCGTCGAGCGTGCGGTCATCCTGTCGGAAAGCCCGGAAATATCCGCCGAGCTGCTGGGCATCGATGTCGAACTCAGCGATCTGGACGACGACGACTTCATCGGCCTGGCGCCGCAACAGGGCGCGGGCAGCAATACCAGCCACGAGCCGACGGAAGATTTGTCCCTGGAAGACTATTTCCAGCACTTCGTCCTCGAGCACCAGGACCACATGACCGAGACCGAACTGGCACGCAAGCTGGGCGTGAGCCGCAAGTGCCTGTGGGAACGTCGCCAGCGCCTGGGCATTCCACGGCGCAAGACCGGCGTCGCCAGCGAAAGTTGA
- a CDS encoding polynucleotide adenylyltransferase PcnB: MLKKLFQSFRSPLRRTQHIRSTPEVLNSNQHSLQRAQFSRYAVNIVERLQNAGYQAYLVGGCVRDMLLNITPKDFDVATSATPEQVRAEFRNARIIGRRFKLVHIHFGREIIEVATFRAGHPQNDEEEDTNQSSRNESGRILRDNVYGTLEEDAQRRDFTINALYYDPVSERILDYANGVHDIRNNLIRLIGEPTQRYQEDPVRMLRAVRFAAKLNFGIEKHTAAPIRELAPMLREIPSARLFEEVLKLFLSGYAADTFEMLVDLQLFDPLFPASAEALEHNPTYTHTLISEALINTDLRIKQNKPVTPAFLFAALLWPALPKRVLRLQDRGMPPIPAMQEAAHELISEQCQRIAIPKRFTLPIREIWDMQERLPRRSGKRADLLLDNPRFRAGYDFLLLRESAGEQTDGLGEWWTDYQDANDSQRREMIRELGSKGDSTGDGPKKRRRSSSKRKRSAADASGATGE, encoded by the coding sequence ATGCTGAAGAAGTTGTTCCAGTCATTCCGTTCCCCCTTGCGTCGTACGCAACACATTCGCAGCACGCCTGAAGTGCTTAACAGCAATCAGCATTCATTGCAGCGCGCTCAATTCAGCCGTTACGCAGTGAACATCGTCGAACGTTTGCAGAACGCCGGCTACCAGGCCTACCTGGTGGGCGGTTGCGTACGCGACATGCTGCTCAATATCACGCCGAAGGATTTCGACGTCGCCACCAGCGCCACGCCTGAACAGGTGCGTGCCGAGTTTCGCAATGCGCGGATCATCGGGCGCCGCTTCAAGCTGGTGCATATCCACTTCGGTCGCGAAATCATCGAGGTCGCAACGTTCCGCGCCGGCCATCCGCAAAACGATGAAGAGGAAGACACCAATCAGTCTTCCCGCAACGAGAGCGGACGCATCCTGCGCGACAATGTCTACGGCACCCTGGAAGAAGACGCGCAACGCCGCGACTTCACCATCAATGCCCTGTATTACGATCCGGTCAGCGAGCGCATTCTCGATTACGCCAACGGCGTACACGACATCCGCAACAACCTGATCCGCCTGATCGGCGAGCCGACGCAGCGCTACCAGGAAGACCCGGTGCGCATGCTGCGTGCGGTGCGGTTCGCCGCCAAGCTGAACTTCGGCATCGAGAAACACACGGCCGCACCGATTCGCGAACTGGCACCGATGCTGCGGGAGATTCCGTCGGCACGCCTGTTCGAAGAAGTGCTCAAGCTGTTCCTCTCGGGCTATGCGGCCGACACCTTTGAAATGCTCGTCGACCTGCAACTGTTCGATCCGCTGTTCCCGGCCAGCGCCGAGGCCCTGGAGCACAACCCGACGTACACCCACACCCTGATCAGCGAAGCCTTGATCAATACCGACTTGCGCATCAAACAGAACAAGCCGGTCACTCCGGCCTTCCTGTTTGCCGCGCTGTTGTGGCCGGCCCTGCCCAAGCGTGTACTGCGCTTGCAGGACCGCGGCATGCCGCCGATCCCTGCCATGCAGGAAGCCGCCCACGAGTTGATCAGCGAACAGTGCCAGCGCATCGCCATTCCGAAGCGCTTCACCCTGCCGATCCGCGAGATCTGGGACATGCAGGAGCGCCTGCCGCGCCGCAGCGGCAAACGCGCCGACCTGTTGCTGGACAACCCACGCTTTCGCGCCGGCTACGACTTCCTGTTGCTGCGCGAAAGCGCCGGCGAGCAGACCGACGGCCTGGGTGAATGGTGGACCGACTACCAGGACGCTAATGACAGTCAGCGCCGCGAGATGATTCGTGAACTCGGCAGCAAAGGCGACAGCACCGGCGACGGGCCGAAAAAGCGCCGCCGCAGCTCCAGCAAGCGCAAACGCAGCGCCGCCGATGCCTCAGGCGCAACAGGCGAATAA
- the folK gene encoding 2-amino-4-hydroxy-6-hydroxymethyldihydropteridine diphosphokinase, producing MERIYIGMGSNLAAPQQQLRSAIDALAQLPGTTLAGVSAFYQSDSLLPGQPRYTNAVAALDSDLAPLDLLDALQTIENDQGRQRLERWGPRTLDLDILLFGDRLIDEPRLKVPHYQMHLRAFVLYPLAELAPANLSLPDGPTLRDLLADCPFVGLERLPL from the coding sequence GTGGAACGTATCTACATCGGCATGGGCAGCAACCTGGCTGCCCCGCAACAGCAATTGCGCAGCGCGATCGACGCCTTGGCGCAATTGCCCGGCACCACCCTCGCCGGTGTATCCGCCTTCTATCAAAGTGACTCCCTGCTCCCGGGCCAACCGCGCTATACCAATGCGGTGGCAGCCCTGGACAGCGACCTTGCGCCACTCGACCTGCTCGATGCGCTGCAAACCATCGAAAACGACCAGGGCCGCCAACGCCTCGAGCGTTGGGGGCCTCGCACGCTGGACCTGGATATCCTGCTGTTCGGTGACCGCCTGATCGACGAGCCGCGCCTCAAGGTGCCGCATTACCAGATGCACCTGCGGGCGTTTGTGCTTTATCCGCTGGCCGAACTGGCACCTGCGAACCTGTCATTACCTGATGGCCCAACCCTGCGCGACTTACTGGCGGACTGCCCGTTTGTCGGCCTGGAACGCTTACCTCTGTAG